The DNA segment TCGCTTTGTTCAGTGCTCAGATATCCGGCAGAACCGGCGTACCACTGACGATCAAAAGGTTCATGCTCGGCGATGAAGTTGCGCGCCGCCTGACGCGGTAATCCGGCCACGGCGGCGGTGGGTTGCAGACGTTGCAAACATCCTGCATCGTCTGCACCGGTCAGTTCACCGTGAATGCTGCGGCGCAGATGCTGCACCTTGCGCAGACGCAGGATTTCAGCGGGCATGACATCCAGAGAGTGCGCCCCACCCTGCAAACGCTGGCAGATATCATCAACGACCAACAGATTTTCACGCTGATTTTTGCCGTCGCTGAGCAGCCATTCGCCGAGTTCATGGGCTTTCTGATTATCAGAATGATTAGCTACCGTGCCCGCCAGCGCTTCGGTAAAAAGCTCAGTGTGGTCGCGCAGGAAAAGACGTTCCGGGCTGGAACCAAGAAACGCCTGTTGCGGCGTGAAAGCCAGCATAAAATGATAACAATGATGATTCACAGTGCGGCTTGCGGCGAGGAACGCGCAGGCATTCAGCGGCTGACTAAGCGTTAAAGTGGTTTTGCGTGCCAGTACGACTTTGTCGAACTTTTGCTGTTCGATACTTTCCAGTGCGCGGGTAATCAGCTGATTCCACTGCGGCTCAGCGGGTAAATGCAGGTGCTGAAGGACGCGGGAGGTGATCGGCGGTAACGCGTGGCTCGCGACCAACGAACGGAGGAACAATCGTGTGCGGCGCGCTTCTTCGCGCAGCGAAACCGCGCTGAACAGCGTACAGCGCAACCAGTAGGTATTACCGCGCCGACAGAGTTCGATGCGGGGTAAAAATAGCGCATTGGCGGGGACGTCAGAAGAGTCAGCACCGTTGAAGGCATTCAAACCCCAGACGTGCAGATCGGGAATGTCCTGATGCTGGCGGATAAATTCCTGAGCCTGCTGCATATCGCCGAAAGAACAGGCATCACCGCAGACGGCGGCTTCTTCGTGGCCGTCGCGCTGTTGCCAGTAGAATTTCGGGTAACAGGTTTGCGCCGACAACCACTCAAGCAGGCCTGTATCAGGCTGTTTTTGCAGGGAATAACTGAGCTGCCGAATACCCGGAGCGTCAGGCCATTCGCCTGCGAACGCTGTATCAAGCTGGTCAATGATTGCTGAGATTTGTTTCACCGCTACCTCGGGCCATACCGGATGTTTTGTGGCGGGCAGAAATACCCTTCTGGATCAAAAAACAGGTTGGATCAATTACGGATGAATTATGCGGCGTTACGAAAAATGAAAATATGCGACAGATCAAGCTGTAGTGAGTAGCGTTAGATAGGAAGGAGTATAGGAGGAGAAAAAAGGATTATCAAAGTGGCAAAAAGCTAAAAAAACAAGGGCAGCCATAAACTGCCCTCCAGTACTGTTTTTACACAGTGCTCTCTGTTCATCAGTCTGCTATTTAGCGACGCAGCAACAGGCCAACAACTAAACCTACCGCAGCGCCGACACCTACGCCGTGCCATGGATTTTCACGCACATAGCTGTCCGTTTGCTCGGCAACGTCACGGGCTTTACGGCAGTATGAGCGAGCTTTCGGATCAAGACGGGATTTGATGTCTTTCAGTGCGTCTTCCGCACGCGTCTTGATTTCAACGTATTTATCGTCAGCTTTATCACCGGAAGATTTCAGCACTTCTTCCAGCGTTTCAGTCAGCATGCGTAAATCGTCATCTAACGAATTCTGCTGTGCTTCAAATTGGTCAGCCATGGTTATCTCCTTATGATGTGATCGTTCACTTGCCTTTAACCCTAGCGCAGATCGGGATGAAATGCCTGTGAGATTACACATAAACTTCCATAAAAACGGGGTTTTAAGAACCTTCCGAGCCTTTTACCTGGCTGAGCGCGTGTGTATTTTTCGCAGCCAGCTGCTGCTTCTCGCGCTGTTTCGCCAGCCATAATCCGCTGTTTTTCATCGCGTATCCGAAAACCAGTCCGACCAGTAACGATACAACCACCAAACGCCAGTCGCCCTGGGCCGCAAAAGTCGCACAGGCACCTATAAATGTACCCGGTACGAACGCCAGCCACTGCTGCCTTGCCTGAATGCACATCAGGAATGCCACGACGCCAGTCAGCATGTAACCCAGAATGCTCCACTCTGGACGAATGGCGCTACCTGCGATGATAACCACAGCCCAGAAGACGCCGCTCATGCAGGTCAGTGTACTGATAGCCAGTCCGCGCAGGCCGCCCTGCGGGCAGGCAAAATACGCCGTGCAGCCGAGGAACCCTGCCCAGCCGATCAGACCAAGGCTGATTGCCACCCAGCCCCATATCCCGGAGAGGATCCCGGTGGTGATCGCTATCATCACTAAAACATTCATAGTTTAAAACCTGCGCAAATTTGGACAAGCGCGCAGTGTACGCATTGACGGGAAGAATGGAATGGGCGAGATCACAAATTGAATGCAATTTAATGCTGAACGTACATATAAATGTGACTTACATCACAATAGCCAATCATTTTGATTAAAAAAAAGCCGCTCAGTTGAGCGGCTTCATCATTCTTAACCTGCCGGTCAGAGCATGGGTTGTGCCATCTGTACCAGCGTAATCAGCGGTTGCGGGAAGATACCCAGCAACAACACCAGAATTGCGGAGATCAATACCACCACGCCGCCTGCCGTTAATGCCCAGTTATTCGGGGTATCACGGACCAGCGTTTCCGGCGCACTGAGGTACAGGCTGACGGTAACGCGCAGGTAGTAGTAAAGACCAATCGCCGAACCCACTACCACCGCACCGGTCAGCCACCACAGATGCGCGGTCACGCCGGTCGCAATCACGTAGAACTTACCGATAAAGCCAAGGGTCATCGGGATACCGGCCAGTGACAACATCATCACGGTCATTACCGCAGACAGGATCGGCTTGTGCCAGAACAACCCACGGTAGGAGAACAGCGATTCTGCATCCGGGCCTTTGTACGGGCTGGACATCAGGCTGACCACGCCGAACGCGCCGAGGCTGCTGAACAGATAACCAGCCAGATATACACCGACGGTTTCCATCGACAGCTGATGGGTTTGCACCGCAATCAGCGCCACCAGCAGATAGCCGAGGTGTGCGATGGAGGAGTAACCGAGCAGACGTTTAATGTTGCTCTGGCTAATCGCCATGATGTTACCGACCAAAATCGAGCAGAAGGCGATAATACCCAGCACAATGCGAATCGCTTCGCTGTCGGCCACTGGTGCGTACAGGAATAAACGCATGACCACGGCAAAGATAGCGATCTTGCTGGCAGTGGCCAGGAAGGTCGACACCGGAGCAGGCGCGCCCTGATACACATCGGGGGTCCA comes from the Enterobacteriaceae bacterium Kacie_13 genome and includes:
- the menF gene encoding isochorismate synthase MenF; amino-acid sequence: MKQISAIIDQLDTAFAGEWPDAPGIRQLSYSLQKQPDTGLLEWLSAQTCYPKFYWQQRDGHEEAAVCGDACSFGDMQQAQEFIRQHQDIPDLHVWGLNAFNGADSSDVPANALFLPRIELCRRGNTYWLRCTLFSAVSLREEARRTRLFLRSLVASHALPPITSRVLQHLHLPAEPQWNQLITRALESIEQQKFDKVVLARKTTLTLSQPLNACAFLAASRTVNHHCYHFMLAFTPQQAFLGSSPERLFLRDHTELFTEALAGTVANHSDNQKAHELGEWLLSDGKNQRENLLVVDDICQRLQGGAHSLDVMPAEILRLRKVQHLRRSIHGELTGADDAGCLQRLQPTAAVAGLPRQAARNFIAEHEPFDRQWYAGSAGYLSTEQSEFTVALRSAVVKGHHLELFAGAGIVAGSDAAQEWQEIENKAAGLRTLLEEHYTPVVQAG
- a CDS encoding DUF1097 domain-containing protein, whose product is MNVLVMIAITTGILSGIWGWVAISLGLIGWAGFLGCTAYFACPQGGLRGLAISTLTCMSGVFWAVVIIAGSAIRPEWSILGYMLTGVVAFLMCIQARQQWLAFVPGTFIGACATFAAQGDWRLVVVSLLVGLVFGYAMKNSGLWLAKQREKQQLAAKNTHALSQVKGSEGS
- the nuoN gene encoding NADH-quinone oxidoreductase subunit NuoN, whose translation is MTFTLQNLIALLPLMIVGLTVVVVMLSIAWRRDHFLNATLTVIGLNVALLSLYYVGQVGPQDVTPLLRVDGYSMFYIGLVLLASLATSTFAYPWLVGYPDNREEFYLLVLIAAMGGILLACSNHLASMFLGIELISLPLFGLIGYAYRQKRSLEAAIKYMLLSAAASSFLLFGMALLYAQSGDLSFAALGKNLADGVMLHQPLLLAGLGMMIVGLGFKLSLVPFHLWTPDVYQGAPAPVSTFLATASKIAIFAVVMRLFLYAPVADSEAIRIVLGIIAFCSILVGNIMAISQSNIKRLLGYSSIAHLGYLLVALIAVQTHQLSMETVGVYLAGYLFSSLGAFGVVSLMSSPYKGPDAESLFSYRGLFWHKPILSAVMTVMMLSLAGIPMTLGFIGKFYVIATGVTAHLWWLTGAVVVGSAIGLYYYLRVTVSLYLSAPETLVRDTPNNWALTAGGVVVLISAILVLLLGIFPQPLITLVQMAQPML
- a CDS encoding DUF883 family protein; this encodes MADQFEAQQNSLDDDLRMLTETLEEVLKSSGDKADDKYVEIKTRAEDALKDIKSRLDPKARSYCRKARDVAEQTDSYVRENPWHGVGVGAAVGLVVGLLLRR